In Corynebacterium sp. P4-C1, the sequence AGGCCTTCCGCAAGGTGCTGCTCCCCCTCGCCGCACCCGGCATCTTCACCACCGCGATCATCGCGTTCATCGCGACGTGGAACGAGTTCATGCTCGCCCGCCAGCTGTCCACCAACGCCACTGAGCCGGTCACTGTAGCCATTGCCCGCTTCTCGGGCCCGAGCGCCTTCGAGTACCCCTACGCCGCGATCATGGCCGCCGGCTCGCTCGTGACGGTGCCGCTCATTCTCATGGTGCTGGTCTTCCAGCGCCGCATCGTCTCCGGTCTGACCGCCGGCGGCGTGAAGGGATAAGTGGCCTGCCCCACTTTTGTGGCGTTTACCTGGGACTAACCGCTAGGCTTACCCTGAACCACTGAAAGGGAATGCCAATGGCAGACAGAGAACTCAATAATGGACTTGATGTCCGTGACGCTGAAACCGACGAGCTGACGCGGCCGAACCGGAAGCCCTGGATCATCGCCCTCGCCGTCATCGCCGCGCTCGTGCTGCTCATCGCCGCGCTCGGCCCGACGCTCCGCGGGGCCTTCAGCGGCGGCGGGGACGAGGCTGAAGGGGCTCACAATGAGGTGGATGTCCACTTCATCGGAATGATGGTGCCCCACCACCAGCAGGCGATCGACATGTCCGATGTGCTGCTCGAATCCGATGTCGACGACGAGCAGGTCCGCGACCTGGCGCAGCGCATCAAGGACGGCCAGGAGCGCGAGAACGAGCAGATGCGCGCCTGGGCCGACGAGTGGGGCATCCAGGACGACATGGAGATGCACTCGACCCACATCGCGAACGGCATGTTCCAGCCGGAAGAGCTCGAAGAATTCGCAACGTTGGAAGGCGACGAGCTTCGCACCACCTTCCTGGAGATGATGCACTACCACCACGAGCATGTCATCCCCATGACGCAGGACCAGATCGAC encodes:
- a CDS encoding DUF305 domain-containing protein — protein: MADRELNNGLDVRDAETDELTRPNRKPWIIALAVIAALVLLIAALGPTLRGAFSGGGDEAEGAHNEVDVHFIGMMVPHHQQAIDMSDVLLESDVDDEQVRDLAQRIKDGQERENEQMRAWADEWGIQDDMEMHSTHIANGMFQPEELEEFATLEGDELRTTFLEMMHYHHEHVIPMTQDQIDNGGYAPLREMAQEMVDVQTAEMKEMEELLK